A portion of the Trichomycterus rosablanca isolate fTriRos1 chromosome 17, fTriRos1.hap1, whole genome shotgun sequence genome contains these proteins:
- the rnf13 gene encoding E3 ubiquitin-protein ligase RNF13, giving the protein MLQCVAMLILSITQIFILTFISLEPVESVISAYSGDNSTDRFDDLPARFGYRLPTQGIKGFLIEARPENGCAPIDPPPLAGNGSSSFIVLIKRYDCNFDIKVLNAQKAGYRAAIVHNVDSEDLVNMGSDDLDVVKQINIPSVFIGAEAAQSLKSEYSYEKGGHVIIKPDFSLPLEYYLIPFLIIVGICLILIVVFMVTKFVQDRHRARRSRLRKDQLKKLPVHKYKKGDGYDVCAICLDDYEDGEKLRVLPCSHAYHCKCVDPWLTKTKRTCPVCKQKVVPAGAGSDSDSDSAGDEEDEVSESTPLLRSHPPSRRLSIASSRSASTGPPDCTDSDSYLSEDGEEAVTVETVVVLQQEQPTNDVINA; this is encoded by the exons ATGCTGCAGTGTGTAGCGATGCTGATTCTCTCCATCACTCAGATCTTCATCTTAACCTTCATCAGCCTGGAGCCGGTGGAGTCTGTGATATCAGCg tACTCGGGTGATAATAGCACAGACAGATTTGATGATCTTCCTGCACGGTTCGGATACAGACTGCCCACCCAAGGAATAAAG GGCTTCCTGATCGAGGCTCGGCCCGAGAACGGGTGCGCCCCCATCGATCCTCCACCGCTCGCCGGGAACGGGAGCAGCAGCTTCATCGTCCTCATCAAACGCTACGACTGCAACTTCGACATCAAG gttctGAATGCTCAGAAAGCAGGTTACAGAGCAGCCATCGTTCACAATGTGGACTCTGAGGATTTGGTCAACATGGGCTCTGACGACT tggatGTGGTGAAGCAGATTAACATTCCGTCAGTGTTTATCGGCGCCGAAGCTGCTCAGTCACTTAAATCGGAATACAGCTACGAAAAAGG agGTCATGTGATCATAAAACCAGATTTCAGTTTGCCGTTGGAGTATTACCTGATCCCGTTTCTCATCATCGTGGGAATCTGTCTGATCCTTATCGTCGTTTTCATG gtTACAAAGTTTGTTCAGGACCGACACCGAGCCCGACGGAGCCGACTACGCAAAGATCAGCTGAAGAAACTCCCGGTTCATAAATATAAGAAAG gtgaTGGTTACGATGTGTGTGCGATCTGCCTCGACGATTATGAGGACGGAGAGAAGCTGCGCGTGCTGCCCTGTTCAcacg CTTACCACTGTAAGTGCGTGGACCCCTGGCTGACGAAGACGAAGAGGACCTGCCCCGTGTGCAAACAGAAGGTGGTCCCTGCAGGGGCGGGGTCCGACTCGGACTCGGACAGCGCGGGCGACGAGGAGGACGAGGTTTCGGAGAGCACGCCCCTACTGCGCTCACACCCGCCGTCCCGCCGCCTCTCCATCGCCAGCTCACGCTCCGCCTCCACCGGCCCGCCCGACTGCACCGACTCCGATTCCTACCTCAGCGAGGACGGGGAGGAGGCGGTCACCGTGGAAACGGTGGTGGTGCTGCAGCAGGAGCAGCCTACTAATGATGTCATCAACGCCTAA